The Halobacillus amylolyticus nucleotide sequence ACTTCCTCTACTAATCAAAACATTACTTCTTCATCATTTTACTCGACAATCTAGCCCTTTTCACAAAGAAAGAGCGCAAGTCTTATTCCAGATTTGCGCCCCGTTTCATGAAGATTTGATTTCAAGATAATATTCATAACGGTTGCTCCAGTTTGCGGAATGGTTTCTTAATCATCCCCTGTTTCAGCTAGAAACTCTTCAAGTATAAGCGTGTACATTTCAGGATTCTGTTCATGTACCAAGTGGGAACAGAAAGGAATTACGCTTACGTGTACATTTTCATGCATGCCTTGGTATTTTGATGCTGACGCAACTTCTGGTTTATTGCCTTCTCCTACCATTACCAATATTGGTGCATTAATATTTGCTAAATCACTCGTGTATTCAAAAGGGTACCAATCTTGGTTTTGGGCCATGTAAATAAATTGTTTCCAGTCAGACTGATGCATATTATCAAGCTGATTTACTACATCAATATTCTGTAACAACTCTTTTTGAAATTGTATGTCTTGTGCATGCATCTCTTCCCAATCCTCTGGTTTATCAGCCGTAATACCAGATAGAGTTAAACTTATTAACTTATCCGGGTTTTTCTTTGCAAATACTAAGCCGACTAATCCACCTAACGAGCATCCAATTAAATGTATATTATCAAACTCTAAATGATCCAGAGTTTCTTTTAAATCATTCGCTGCATCCTCAAAGTAATTACTAAAATCTTCATGATATGATTTTCCGTGTCCTCTTAAATCAGGGGTGATAACCTTTTTACCTTTCTGGAGAGCCTCTCTTTGTGCTACAAAATCCGTTAATCCTGTTTGTAATCCAGTATGTAAAAAGACAGCTGGTTCCCCTTTTCCTCGGATTTCAGTATGTAATATCAAAACTTTTCCCCCTTATGTTTTTATCCACAACGTGATACTTATTAGAGAAAAGAGCCCTATTCAAGCGCATTGGCTTAT carries:
- a CDS encoding alpha/beta fold hydrolase, whose amino-acid sequence is MILHTEIRGKGEPAVFLHTGLQTGLTDFVAQREALQKGKKVITPDLRGHGKSYHEDFSNYFEDAANDLKETLDHLEFDNIHLIGCSLGGLVGLVFAKKNPDKLISLTLSGITADKPEDWEEMHAQDIQFQKELLQNIDVVNQLDNMHQSDWKQFIYMAQNQDWYPFEYTSDLANINAPILVMVGEGNKPEVASASKYQGMHENVHVSVIPFCSHLVHEQNPEMYTLILEEFLAETGDD